The genomic region CAAACGCCCCGATTTCCACGGTTTCCGAGTCCTTGTCGAGCAAATACTCGATTCGCTCCCGGGCCGTGAGCTTGCCCTTGGCCTTATGCGCTTCAATGCGCTTCTCGCCGCCGCCGAGGGCTACTTTTTTCAGGCGCTGGGAAAGCTGAAAGTTGAGCTGCTTGCTGTTGTCTTCGTTTCTGTTGAATTCGAGGTTCATGGGGTGGGAATGGGTGGGGTGGCTTGTTCTGTCATTCTGAGCTTGCGAAGGACCTTATCACGCCTGAATTGCTACCAGACGTTTCGTTCAGCTGTGATAAGGTCCTTCGCAAGCTCAGGATAACAGGAGAATGCAGAACAAAAAAATCCGCCCCTCGCGGGGCGGATTCAAAGGTAAGAGGATTGCCGTTTGCGGCAGATACCTACTTGATGGTCGTTTTGGATTCGGTTTCGGTCACGGTGCCGTTGGGCTTCACGGTCGTGGTTTCTACTTCCTTCTTGGTCTTGTCCTTGCCGCCACCGAACACCGAGAAATGAACGTAGCGCTTGGGGTTGGCCTGGAAATCGGTGAGCAGCGTGTTGGTGCTGGCGGCCGTGGCGTTGAGGTTGTTGTAGAGCGTGGTGTCGTTCATGAGCTTACCCAACGAGCCTTTCTGGTCCGACAGCGAGCGGTTGAGCGTGGTCATGGTGCCCTGGGCTTCGGTCATGGTGGCGTTGAGCTTGCGCATGGCCGGGCCTACCGGAGCATTTTTCAGCGAGTCGCTGAGGGTGGAAAAGTTGCTGGCAATCCGGTCGAACTTGGTGCTGGTTTTATTCAGCTCCGAGGTCAGGCGGGCCATGTTGGTGGTAATTTCGTTGATGTTGCGCTGATTCATGATCAGCAGGTTTTTCAGGGCTTCGGTACTACCCTGGGCGTTGAGCAGCGTGGCCTGCAGGCTCACTTTCGCTTCCTTGCTCAGGAAACCGTTCACCTTGGTCAGCGTCGAGTCGACGGTGCCGAGCACCGGCAGCGCCTTGGCCTGGAAGGCGTCGGTGATGCTGGCCACGGTGTAGGATTTCAGCTCCTCACCACCTTCGTAGACTTTAGAGTTGCGGCCCAGAAACAGGGTAATGGTTTTCGAGCCCAGCAGCGAGCCGCTCAGGCTGGCCACCGTCGAGTCGCCGACCACCACGTCTTTCTGCAGCTCCACGGCCACGCGCACCTTGTTGCCTTCCTCCGGCATCAGGCGCATTTCCTTTACCTGCCCCACTTTCACGCCGTTCAGAATCACGGGGTTGCCTATCGTGAGGCCGTCCACGTTGTCGTACTGGGCGAAGTAAGTGTGGTCAGAGGAAAGCAGGTTGCTGCCCTTCAAAAAATTAAAGCCCAGGTACAGTGCTACCAGGGCCACGATGCCCAACAGGGCTACTTTGATTTCTTTCGACACGGGGGTCAAGGGTTAGTGAGAGGCGAGAGAAGGCCGCTACAAGGCGCGGCCGGGCGGGCTATTCTCCATTCATGGCCTCCAGCTCATTCTTATAGTCGCGGAAGGCCCTGAAGATACCCGAGGCCATATACGACTGATTTGTCTTATCGTTCAGGTACACTTCTTCCTGCCGGTTGGTCAGGAAGCCCGATTCGATGAGCACCGCCGGCATCGTGGATTTCCAGAGCACCAGAAACCCAGCCTGCTTCACCCCGCGCGAAGGCCGTTTCACGGTGGTGCGGAACTGCTTATCCACACGCTGGGCAAACCGGATGCTGTTGACGATGTGGGCGCTTTGGTAGAGCGAAAACAGAATGTGGCTCTGCGGCGAGGTCGGGTCGAAGCCGTTGTAGCGCTCCTTGTAATTGTCTTCCTGCAGAATTACGGCGTTTTCGCGCTTGGCCACCGACAGGTTGGCATCGGTTTTGTGCGGGCCCATGGTCCATACTTCGGTGCCGAAAGCGCCAGGCGCTGCCGCGTTGCAATGTACCGAGATAAACAGGTCGGCATTGTGCTTGTTGGCAATGCCAGCGCGGTCGGCCAGCTCCACAAACACGTCGGTTTTGCGGGTGTATACAACCTTTACGCCCGGCATAGAATCCTCTATCTGCCGGCCCAGGGCCAGAATGATTTTCAGGGCCACGTCGGCCTCGCGGGCTTTCACGCCCGCGCAGCCCCGGTCTTTGCCGCCGTGGCCGGCATCGAGCACCACGGTACGCAGGCGGTAGCCCTGCGGCTTACCCAAAACAACAGGACGTGGGGCCGGGCCTTCCGGCGCTACCGCCGCCGGAGCACCTGAAAAACAGAGTAACCCCAGCAAACACAACGTGACAATATTCCGCACAGACTTCGTTAGTGAAGAGCAGCGACGCGCTACCTTTGCAAACCGCCACAAAATAAACGAATAAAACTACGTGGCCGTACCCGAGCCCTTGCCGACCGATACGATTATTTTTATGCGCGGATTTATTCTGCGGAGCCTACGGGCTACCGGGCCAGCTATGTTGTGCCTGCTGGCGGCACTCGGGCTATTGAATTTCACGGCCCAGGCACAGGCGCCTACCCCCCGCCAGCAGCAGGCTACCTCGGTGCCCGCCGACGTGCGCCGCCCCGCCCAGATCCTGCGCGCCGACACCGCCCGCTCGGGTTTGCAGCGCCCCCGCTCCGGCACCGCCGCCGATACCAGCGGCCTGGTACGCCGCGGCTCTTCCCCCGATTCGCTGAACGTGGCAGCCGGCGCCCGCAAAGGCGGCGTGGAAACCACGGTGAAATATGCCGCCAAAGACTCCATCCGGTTTGTGGTGGGCGAGAAAAAGGCCATCCTGTATGACGCCGCCAGCGTGAACTACGGCGAGATGGACCTGAAGGCCAACCGCATTACCGTAGACTACAGCAACAACCTGCTCACGGCCGAAGGCACCCAAGATTCACTGGGCAAAACCCGCGGCCGCCCCGTGTTCAAGAACGGCGCCGAAACCTACCAGGCCGGCCGCATCAACTACAATTTCAAGAGCAAGAAGGGTAAGATTGCCGATGCCGTAACCCAACAGGGCGAAGGCTACCTGCACGCCGAAACCATCAAGAAAAACCAGTTCAACGAAATCTACGGCCGCAACGGGCGCTACACCACCTGCAACCTGGAAGACCCGCACTTTTACATCAATGCCAGTAAGATGAAGGTGATTCCGGGCCAGAAAGTCATTACCGGGCCTTTCAACCTGGTGATTGGCGGTATCCCGACGCCGCTGGGGCTGCCGTTCGGCTACTTCCCCTCGCCTAGCTCCACCCGCGCTTCGGGCCTGATCATCCCCACCTTCGGGCAGTCCACGGACCGGGGCTTTTTCCTGCGCAACGGCGGCTACTACTGGGCCGCCAACGACAACATTGGCGTGCGTTTCACCGGTGATATTTACTCGGGTGCGGGCCAGCAGTTCGGCGGCTGGCGCGGCATGGCCGAAATGCAGTACATCAAGCGCTACCGCTACGACGGGTTGTTGAGCTTTGCTTTTGCTTCGCAGCCGGCCGAACGAATATTGCAGGAAGATGGCGTTACGGCATCCGGCGCTGTATTCCCCCCTCGTAAGCCGCAGACCATCTGGATAAGATGGCGCCACGCCCCAGCCCCGCGCCCAGGTGGGGGTCGTTTTTCGGCCAGTGTTGAGGCTGGCAGCTCCCAGTACAACCAGCAGAACTCGTTCGAGCCGCGCCGCTTCCTGACGCCGGCCTTCTCCTCTACTGTCAGCTACAGCAAGCAGCTGCGCAACGCGCCCATCAACTACTCGCTGAACCTGAGCCAGACCCAAAACACGCAGACCGGCGAAATGAGCTTCGTGCTACCCGACGCCACCGTGCAGGTGGCGCGCCAGTACCCGTATCAGTGGCTGGGCCTTTCACCGCGCGACCGATTCTACGAGCAGCTTTCCTTTTCCTACTCGCTCACGGGCCGGAATCAAATTACGAATACCCAGGCGGCGCGGCAGCTATCGGGCGTGCCACTGCTGGGTGGCACCAGCACCGGCAGCGTCATCCCCATCCGGCTCGATAACATTGCGACGCTGCTGCGCAACTCCCAGACCGGCCTACGCCACGATTTTCAGATTCAGCTGGGCAGCTACAACTTCCTCAAACACATTAACGTCAGCCCGGCCATCAGCTACAACGAGGTGTGGTTTTTCAAGAGCTTGGACTACTCCTTTAACGAAACGGCCCAGGCAATTCGCATAGATACAACCACCGGCTTCAATCGGCTCTACACGGTTTCGGGTGGCTTCAACCTGGGCACCAACTTCTACGGGACGCTGGTGCGCAAGGGCACCCGCAAGATCCAGGCAATTCGCCACAAGGTCACGCCCAACATCAGCTACCAGTATGCGCCCAAGGCCAACCCCGACTATCGGCAGAACCTCAACCTGCCGCTGGGCACCAGCCTTGACGCGCAGGGCCGCCTGGTCGATTCGCGCATTTTCTCGCGCTACGAAGGCTTTCTGTACGCCACACCTGCCGGCCAGCGGCAAAGCCAGGTGAGTTTCTCGCTGCAGAACGCCGTGGAAATGAAGGTGCGCAACAAGAACGACACCACCGGCACCACGCCCTTCAACAAGGTCAGCCTTATTGACGGCCTCGACTTCAGCACCGGCTACAATTTCCTGGCCGACTCTCTGCGTTTGTTACCGGTCAGCGCCACGTTCCGAACCCAGGTTGCCAAAAAGCTCAGCATCAACATTACTGCTTCCCTTGATCCTTACCAGCGCGACACGGCCGGACGCACCATCAACAAGTACCTCTTCGATCAGCAGAGCCGCCGCTTGGCGCGCCTCACGTCGGCTTCGCTGCAGATGAACTACCAGTTCAACCCGGCCCAGAACCCGAACAAGAAAAGCAACATCCCGCGCGCCGTGGCGCCCGTGAATGACCCCTCGCTCGGCAACCCCAACCCCATCAACCCCTACGAGGACTACGTAGACTTCGAGCTGCCCTGGGAAATGACCACCGGCTTCTCCATCCTCTACGTCGATCCGGGCGTGCGGCCTTCGCGCGGCACCTACGTGCGCACCCGCGCCTTCACCACGGCCGCCCTCAACCTGAGCGGCTCCGTGAAGCTCACCAACAACACCCGCGTGGGCTACACCACCAACTACGACTTCATCAACAAGACGCCGGCCTTCACCTCGCTGGACATCTTCCGCGACCTACACTGCTGGCAGATTACGGCCAACTGGCGCCCGTTTAGCGGCTACGGCCAGGGCTACTTCGTGACCATCGCCGCCAAGTCGTCGCTGCTGCAGGATCTGAAGCTGAACCGCAACCGCACGTTCCTGAATTACTAGGATTGGGGCCAGGGTTGTATATGGATGTAGAGACGCAATATTTTGCGTCTCGTCGTTGAACAAAATCGTCGGACGATGCTCACGCACGCTGTCCAACGACGAGACGCAAAATATTGCGTCTCTACATCCGCATACAACCCGAGAACCGCTCCAAGTCTCGCACACAAGCTGCGTTTGGCCGGCTTATTTCTGAAAAATCCGCAGCTTTGACCTGCGGCTGCGGCCCACGGTTTCCCATTTGCCCTCCCTTCGCCCCTAACAACCACCCAACCATGTCTCAGCACAAAGAAGTCAAGCTCGTGACCACCCATCAGC from Hymenobacter canadensis harbors:
- a CDS encoding MlaD family protein, whose amino-acid sequence is MSKEIKVALLGIVALVALYLGFNFLKGSNLLSSDHTYFAQYDNVDGLTIGNPVILNGVKVGQVKEMRLMPEEGNKVRVAVELQKDVVVGDSTVASLSGSLLGSKTITLFLGRNSKVYEGGEELKSYTVASITDAFQAKALPVLGTVDSTLTKVNGFLSKEAKVSLQATLLNAQGSTEALKNLLIMNQRNINEITTNMARLTSELNKTSTKFDRIASNFSTLSDSLKNAPVGPAMRKLNATMTEAQGTMTTLNRSLSDQKGSLGKLMNDTTLYNNLNATAASTNTLLTDFQANPKRYVHFSVFGGGKDKTKKEVETTTVKPNGTVTETESKTTIK
- a CDS encoding putative LPS assembly protein LptD; the encoded protein is MLCLLAALGLLNFTAQAQAPTPRQQQATSVPADVRRPAQILRADTARSGLQRPRSGTAADTSGLVRRGSSPDSLNVAAGARKGGVETTVKYAAKDSIRFVVGEKKAILYDAASVNYGEMDLKANRITVDYSNNLLTAEGTQDSLGKTRGRPVFKNGAETYQAGRINYNFKSKKGKIADAVTQQGEGYLHAETIKKNQFNEIYGRNGRYTTCNLEDPHFYINASKMKVIPGQKVITGPFNLVIGGIPTPLGLPFGYFPSPSSTRASGLIIPTFGQSTDRGFFLRNGGYYWAANDNIGVRFTGDIYSGAGQQFGGWRGMAEMQYIKRYRYDGLLSFAFASQPAERILQEDGVTASGAVFPPRKPQTIWIRWRHAPAPRPGGGRFSASVEAGSSQYNQQNSFEPRRFLTPAFSSTVSYSKQLRNAPINYSLNLSQTQNTQTGEMSFVLPDATVQVARQYPYQWLGLSPRDRFYEQLSFSYSLTGRNQITNTQAARQLSGVPLLGGTSTGSVIPIRLDNIATLLRNSQTGLRHDFQIQLGSYNFLKHINVSPAISYNEVWFFKSLDYSFNETAQAIRIDTTTGFNRLYTVSGGFNLGTNFYGTLVRKGTRKIQAIRHKVTPNISYQYAPKANPDYRQNLNLPLGTSLDAQGRLVDSRIFSRYEGFLYATPAGQRQSQVSFSLQNAVEMKVRNKNDTTGTTPFNKVSLIDGLDFSTGYNFLADSLRLLPVSATFRTQVAKKLSINITASLDPYQRDTAGRTINKYLFDQQSRRLARLTSASLQMNYQFNPAQNPNKKSNIPRAVAPVNDPSLGNPNPINPYEDYVDFELPWEMTTGFSILYVDPGVRPSRGTYVRTRAFTTAALNLSGSVKLTNNTRVGYTTNYDFINKTPAFTSLDIFRDLHCWQITANWRPFSGYGQGYFVTIAAKSSLLQDLKLNRNRTFLNY
- a CDS encoding N-acetylmuramoyl-L-alanine amidase family protein, yielding MGKPQGYRLRTVVLDAGHGGKDRGCAGVKAREADVALKIILALGRQIEDSMPGVKVVYTRKTDVFVELADRAGIANKHNADLFISVHCNAAAPGAFGTEVWTMGPHKTDANLSVAKRENAVILQEDNYKERYNGFDPTSPQSHILFSLYQSAHIVNSIRFAQRVDKQFRTTVKRPSRGVKQAGFLVLWKSTMPAVLIESGFLTNRQEEVYLNDKTNQSYMASGIFRAFRDYKNELEAMNGE